Proteins encoded in a region of the Vitis riparia cultivar Riparia Gloire de Montpellier isolate 1030 chromosome 7, EGFV_Vit.rip_1.0, whole genome shotgun sequence genome:
- the LOC117918299 gene encoding protein TRANSPORT INHIBITOR RESPONSE 1 → MAYSFPEEVLEHVFSFIHTDKDRNAISVVCKSWYEVERWSRRRIFIGNCYAVSPGIVIRRFPELRSVALKGKPHFADFNLVPEGWGGNVYPWIAAMAMAYPMLEELRLKRMVVTDESLELISRSFKNFKVLVLSSCEGFSTDGLAAIAANCRNLRELDLRESEVDDFSGHWLTHFPDSCTSLVSLNISCLASEVSFSALERLVGRCPSLRTLRLNRAVPLDRLPNLLRRAPQLVELGTGAYSAEHRPEVFSSLAGAFSNCKELKSLSGFWDVVPDYLPAVYPACSGITSLNLSYATIQSPDLIKLVTQCQNLQRLWVLDYIEDSGLDALAASCKDLQELRVFPSEPYDMEGNVALTEQGLVSVSEGCPKLHSVLYFCRQMTNAALVSIAKNRPNMTRFRLCIIEPRTCDYQTLEPLDVGFGAIVEHCKELHRLSLSGLLTDRVFEYIGTHAKKLEMLSVAFAGDGDLGLHHVLSGCKSLRKLEIRDCPFGDKALLANAAKLETMRSLWMSSCSVSFGACKLLGQKMPRLNVEAMDERGGPDSRPESCSVEKLYIYRSVAGPRSDMPRFVWTMKTPS, encoded by the exons ATGGCGTACTCGTTTCCGGAAGAGGTTTTGGAGCATgtgttttctttcattcataCCGATAAGGACCGAAACGCGATATCTGTGGTGTGCAAATCGTGGTATGAGGTGGAGCGGTGGAGCCGGCGACGGATCTTCATCGGGAACTGTTACGCTGTGAGCCCTGGGATAGTGATCAGGCGCTTCCCGGAGCTCCGGTCAGTGGCGCTGAAGGGGAAGCCGCATTTTGCAGACTTTAATCTGGTGCCGGAGGGGTGGGGAGGTAACGTTTATCCGTGGATCGCTGCCATGGCTATGGCTTACCCGATGTTGGAAGAGTTGAGGTTGAAGAGGATGGTGGTGACAGACGAGAGCTTGGAGCTGATCTCGCGCTCGTTCAAGAATTTCAAGGTTTTGGTGCTCTCGTCGTGCGAGGGGTTCAGTACGGATGGACTCGCTGCCATTGCCGCAAATTGCAG GAATCTGAGAGAGCTGGACTTGCGAGAGAGTGAAGTGGATGACTTCAGTGGACATTGGCTCACCCATTTCCCTGATTCTTGCACATCACTGGTGTCCCTCAACATTTCCTGCTTGGCCTCCGAGGTGAGTTTCTCTGCCCTGGAGCGCCTGGTGGGTAGGTGTCCCAGTCTGAGGACTCTCCGGCTCAACCGTGCTGTGCCCCTTGACAGGCTTCCCAACCTATTACGCAGGGCGCCTCAGCTGGTTGAGCTGGGTACAGGTGCCTACTCAGCTGAGCACCGGCCTGAAGTGTTCTCAAGTTTAGCAGGAGCTTTTTCAAACTGCAAAGAGCTCAAGAGTCTATCTGGATTTTGGGATGTGGTCCCGGATTACCTTCCAGCTGTTTATCCTGCCTGTTCTGGGATCACATCTTTGAACTTGAGCTATGCCACTATCCAAAGTCCTGATCTCATCAAGCTGGTCACCCAGTGTCAGAATTTGCAGCGGCTATGG GTACTTGATTACATTGAAGACAGTGGCCTAGATGCTCTAGCTGCATCTTGCAAAGATCTGCAAGAACTGAGGGTGTTCCCTTCTGAACCATATGACATGGAGGGAAATGTAGCCTTGACAGAACAAGGGCTTGTCTCTGTTTCTGAAGGCTGCCCTAAGCTCCACTCTGTGCTATACTTCTGCCGTCAAATGACAAATGCTGCCTTAGTTTCCATTGCCAAAAATCGGCCAAACATGACTCGTTTCCGGCTCTGCATTATTGAACCCCGGACTTGTGATTACCAAACACTGGAGCCACTTGATGTGGGTTTTGGAGCCATTGTTGAGCACTGTAAAGAACTACATCGCCTTTCCCTCTCTGGTCTTCTCACTGACCGGGTGTTTGAGTACATTGGAACCCATGCCAAGAAGCTAGAAATGCTATCTGTGGCTTTTGCTGGAGATGGTGATTTGGGGCTCCATCATGTTCTGTCTGGGTGCAAAAGCCTCCGGAAGTTAGAGATCAGGGATTGTCCCTTTGGGGACAAGGCTCTCTTGGCCAATGCTGCAAAGCTGGAGACAATGCGATCCCTTTGGATGTCTTCTTGCTCAGTGAGTTTTGGAGCATGTAAGCTGTTAGGTCAGAAGATGCCCAGACTCAATGTTGAGGCTATGGATGAAAGGGGGGGACCAGATTCAAGGCCAGAAAGCTGCTCAGTGGAGAAGCTTTACATATATAGATCAGTTGCTGGGCCAAGGAGTGACATGCCTCGATTTGTGTGGACAATGAAGACTCCGAGTTGA